The following proteins are encoded in a genomic region of Synechococcus sp. CBW1002:
- a CDS encoding IS3 family transposase: protein MSKRRTHSPEFKARVAMEAISGRKTIQEIAADHAIHPIQVSQWKRQLLDGASELFTRGKKTKDKEEGQAKEAELFQQIGRLQMELEWLKKSLNCSDARELRKLVDHDHPELSISRQCALLGLPRSTLYYRPTPVRVSTLRIMARIDALYLEDPCSGSRRMVDYLAQDGIPISRDRVRNLMRRMGLRAIYQKPRTTVPGDPSVRFPCLVDLTQVTSVDQVWATDITYIPLQKGFLYLVAIMDLHSRHVLSWRLSNSLDTKFCLEALEMALGGGRRPEIFHSDQGCQFTSADFVARLKGERIQISWSGRKRCYDNILVERLWRTVKYEEVYLRAYSDGWDAEISLARFLWRYCHVRPHSSLGGKTPHAVYTEAEPCSTRPGLTMSGAGTVQ from the coding sequence ATGAGCAAGCGCCGCACCCACAGCCCCGAGTTCAAGGCCAGGGTCGCCATGGAGGCGATCAGTGGCCGCAAGACGATCCAGGAGATCGCCGCCGACCACGCCATCCACCCGATCCAGGTGAGCCAGTGGAAGCGGCAGCTCCTGGACGGTGCCAGCGAGCTCTTCACCCGAGGCAAGAAGACCAAGGACAAGGAGGAGGGGCAGGCCAAGGAGGCGGAGCTGTTCCAGCAGATCGGACGGCTGCAGATGGAGCTGGAGTGGCTCAAAAAAAGTCTCAACTGCTCTGATGCCCGTGAACTGCGCAAGCTGGTCGATCACGACCACCCCGAGCTCAGCATCAGCAGGCAGTGTGCGCTGCTGGGGCTGCCTCGATCCACGCTGTACTACCGGCCGACACCGGTCCGTGTATCGACGCTGCGGATCATGGCCAGGATCGATGCTCTCTACCTGGAGGATCCCTGCAGCGGCAGCCGCCGGATGGTGGACTATCTGGCCCAAGATGGTATCCCGATCAGCCGAGATCGAGTGCGAAACCTCATGCGGCGCATGGGATTACGGGCGATCTACCAGAAGCCCCGGACGACGGTTCCAGGTGATCCGTCCGTGCGGTTCCCCTGCCTGGTGGACCTCACGCAGGTCACGTCGGTGGATCAGGTCTGGGCGACCGACATCACCTACATCCCTCTGCAGAAAGGGTTCCTCTATCTGGTGGCGATCATGGATCTCCATTCCAGGCATGTGCTCAGCTGGAGGCTCTCCAACAGCCTTGACACGAAGTTCTGTCTGGAGGCCCTGGAGATGGCCTTGGGAGGCGGCCGTAGGCCAGAGATCTTCCACTCCGATCAAGGCTGTCAGTTCACGTCCGCTGACTTTGTGGCCAGACTCAAAGGGGAGCGGATCCAGATCAGCTGGTCCGGCAGAAAGCGGTGCTACGACAACATCCTTGTTGAACGGCTGTGGAGGACTGTCAAGTACGAGGAGGTCTACCTACGGGCATACAGCGATGGCTGGGACGCTGAAATCAGCCTGGCCCGCTTCCTGTGGCGGTATTGCCATGTAAGACCTCACAGTTCCCTTGGAGGCAAAACTCCCCACGCGGTCTACACTGAGGCCGAACCATGTTCCACCCGTCCTGGGTTAACGATGTCAGGGGCCGGAACTGTCCAATAA
- a CDS encoding diacylglycerol kinase family protein encodes MSVPPGLVLLASPARRDALLAWVRRHRALLAPFALRLTADLAEPLQLEVSTADLRLEMAGTLEAGGDISLAAAVLAQEVMAVVAFLDPAAPVGSPPELPMLLRACQVRDVPLLLNEASATLALRGLSRGRLATLIFNPVAGQRDPNQDLAQIRSILEPQLQVHVCFTQPNLDPAEQARALLGPLRARQARRPDSALMIACGGDGTVSAVAGALLDSGLPLGVIPRGTANAFAGALGIPTDLPGACRTVLAGHIQRMDAALCNDTPMVLLAGVGFEAGMVDRATRELKNRLGPLAYVLAGAQQLVNQQPFQAHLEIDGKAISLQASAITVANAAPGTSVLAQGFGRVIADDGLLEVTIATSTDRLQGLQALASLAASAVVQTPAQHGDLLCLRARRITIATATPQKLVVDGEMLEGDRFCFECLPGSLRVLAPWPLP; translated from the coding sequence ATGAGCGTTCCGCCTGGGCTTGTGCTGCTTGCCTCCCCGGCACGCCGGGACGCTCTGCTCGCTTGGGTGCGTCGGCACCGGGCCCTGCTGGCCCCCTTTGCCCTGCGCCTCACCGCCGACCTGGCGGAGCCGCTGCAGCTCGAGGTTTCCACCGCCGACCTCCGCCTGGAGATGGCCGGCACGCTGGAGGCCGGCGGCGACATCAGCCTGGCCGCGGCGGTGCTTGCCCAGGAGGTGATGGCCGTGGTGGCGTTCCTGGATCCGGCGGCGCCCGTGGGTTCGCCGCCGGAGCTGCCGATGCTGCTGCGGGCCTGTCAGGTGCGTGATGTGCCGCTGCTGCTGAACGAGGCCAGCGCCACCCTGGCCCTGCGGGGCCTGTCCCGGGGCCGCCTGGCCACCCTGATCTTCAATCCGGTGGCCGGGCAGCGCGATCCGAACCAGGATCTGGCCCAGATCCGCTCGATCCTCGAGCCGCAGCTGCAGGTGCATGTCTGCTTCACCCAGCCGAATCTCGATCCAGCTGAGCAGGCCCGGGCGCTGCTGGGTCCGCTGCGGGCCCGTCAGGCCCGGCGGCCGGATTCGGCCCTGATGATCGCCTGCGGCGGGGATGGCACCGTGTCCGCCGTGGCCGGAGCCCTGCTGGACAGTGGCCTGCCTCTGGGGGTGATCCCCCGTGGCACCGCCAATGCCTTCGCCGGAGCCCTGGGCATCCCCACCGATCTGCCCGGAGCCTGTCGCACGGTGCTGGCGGGGCACATCCAGCGCATGGATGCGGCCCTCTGCAACGACACGCCGATGGTGCTGCTGGCGGGGGTGGGGTTCGAGGCCGGCATGGTGGACCGGGCCACGCGCGAACTCAAGAACCGGTTGGGGCCGTTGGCCTATGTGCTGGCCGGCGCCCAGCAGTTGGTGAACCAGCAGCCCTTCCAGGCCCACCTGGAGATCGACGGCAAGGCCATCAGCCTGCAGGCTTCCGCCATCACCGTGGCCAACGCCGCCCCCGGCACCTCGGTGTTGGCCCAGGGCTTCGGGAGGGTGATTGCGGACGACGGCCTGCTGGAGGTGACGATCGCCACCTCCACGGACCGGCTGCAGGGCCTGCAGGCCCTGGCCAGCCTGGCGGCCTCCGCGGTGGTGCAGACCCCGGCCCAGCACGGTGACCTGCTCTGCCTGCGGGCCCGCCGCATCACCATCGCCACGGCAACACCCCAGAAGCTGGTGGTGGACGGCGAGATGCTTGAGGGCGACCGCTTCTGCTTTGAGTGCTTGCCGGGGAGCCTGCGGGTGCTGGCCCCCTGGCCTCTGCCGTAG
- a CDS encoding FMN-binding glutamate synthase family protein: MGLPRSQLPLWDDIQILTAQLARRSLAESAPVGTELVIGPRARRPLRLEIPLLVSDMSFGTLSEEAKRALATGAERAGTGICSGEGGMLSEEQAANQRYLYELAPAMFGYREDLLPRVQAFHFKAAQAAKTGAGGHLPGAKVTAHIARVRGIPEGQPADCIKALALGADGIALASAAIQVIGCVGSRICRTNRCPTGVATQDPELRRRLQVEPAGQRLDRFFRATVALVQVMARACGHDHLNRMSRHRRERSGGTDATMRPAAGRADRGCGVLQH, translated from the coding sequence ATGGGGCTGCCCCGCTCCCAGCTTCCCCTCTGGGATGACATCCAGATCCTCACGGCCCAGCTGGCACGGCGGTCCCTGGCCGAATCCGCCCCGGTGGGCACGGAGCTGGTGATCGGTCCCCGGGCCCGGCGGCCGCTGAGGCTGGAGATCCCCCTGCTGGTGTCGGACATGAGCTTCGGGACCCTCTCCGAGGAGGCCAAGCGGGCCCTGGCCACGGGGGCGGAGCGGGCCGGCACTGGGATCTGCTCCGGCGAAGGGGGAATGCTGAGCGAGGAGCAGGCCGCCAACCAACGCTACCTCTACGAACTCGCGCCGGCGATGTTCGGCTACCGCGAAGACCTCCTACCCCGGGTGCAGGCCTTTCACTTCAAGGCCGCCCAGGCGGCCAAGACCGGCGCGGGCGGTCATCTGCCCGGCGCCAAGGTCACCGCCCACATCGCCAGGGTCCGCGGCATTCCCGAAGGACAACCGGCCGACTGCATCAAGGCCCTGGCCCTGGGGGCCGATGGGATCGCGCTGGCCAGTGCCGCGATCCAGGTGATCGGCTGCGTGGGCTCCAGGATCTGCCGCACCAACCGCTGCCCCACGGGAGTGGCCACCCAGGATCCCGAGCTGCGCCGCCGTCTGCAGGTGGAGCCTGCCGGCCAGCGCCTGGATCGTTTCTTCCGGGCCACGGTGGCGCTGGTGCAGGTGATGGCGCGGGCCTGCGGCCACGACCACCTGAACCGCATGAGCCGGCATCGCCGGGAGCGGAGCGGTGGCACCGACGCAACCATGAGACCGGCCGCCGGACGAGCTGATCGTGGCTGCGGAGTCCTGCAGCACTGA
- a CDS encoding CDGSH iron-sulfur domain-containing protein — protein MTAPTVAASTPITVSLEEGTKYFYCACGRSSDQPFCDGSHQGSGFTPLAFVAEANGRALLCRCKQTATPPYCDGTHARVPADRVGTTFAVDEDGDNEKPESGDSPVGRTTQARPRRRRPTWS, from the coding sequence ATGACAGCGCCGACGGTTGCCGCCAGTACGCCCATCACCGTCAGCCTGGAGGAAGGAACGAAGTACTTCTACTGCGCTTGCGGCCGATCCTCGGATCAGCCGTTCTGCGACGGATCCCATCAGGGCAGCGGCTTCACACCCCTGGCCTTCGTTGCCGAGGCCAACGGCAGGGCCCTGCTCTGCCGCTGCAAGCAGACCGCCACACCTCCCTATTGCGATGGCACCCATGCCCGTGTTCCCGCCGACCGGGTGGGCACCACCTTTGCTGTTGACGAAGACGGTGATAACGAGAAGCCGGAAAGTGGTGATTCCCCCGTCGGCAGGACGACCCAGGCCAGGCCACGGAGGAGGAGGCCAACCTGGAGCTGA
- a CDS encoding CatB-related O-acetyltransferase has translation MSASSLQSGTVGNSPVSVGRFTYGVENILVREWGEGAALRIGAFCSISSSVMVFLGGNHRTDWITTFPFGHIFQSELGGADIIGHPATKGDVVIGNDVWVGHGVTIMSGVTVGDGAVLAANATVTKDVQPYEIVGGNPAALIRRRFDDSLISLLLELHWWDLPLDAIREINEKLCAEPTEALLLDLVEVTRGFKKESLATEECSQTKE, from the coding sequence ATGAGTGCAAGCTCCCTGCAATCGGGAACGGTCGGCAATAGTCCTGTATCCGTTGGGCGGTTCACATACGGCGTGGAGAACATCCTTGTTCGAGAGTGGGGGGAAGGTGCGGCCTTGAGGATCGGAGCGTTCTGCTCAATATCATCTTCGGTGATGGTATTTCTTGGGGGAAACCATCGTACTGATTGGATCACCACGTTCCCCTTCGGCCACATCTTCCAATCCGAACTGGGCGGGGCTGACATCATTGGACATCCAGCGACGAAAGGTGATGTGGTGATTGGGAACGACGTCTGGGTGGGTCACGGCGTGACGATCATGTCCGGAGTGACGGTCGGTGACGGTGCGGTCTTGGCGGCCAACGCGACGGTAACCAAGGACGTACAACCATATGAAATCGTCGGCGGCAATCCAGCTGCCTTGATAAGAAGAAGATTCGACGATTCGCTCATCAGTCTGCTACTGGAACTGCATTGGTGGGACTTGCCGTTGGATGCGATCCGCGAGATTAACGAGAAGTTGTGTGCCGAGCCGACTGAAGCGCTGCTTCTCGATTTAGTCGAAGTGACGAGAGGCTTCAAGAAAGAGAGTCTAGCCACTGAGGAATGCAGCCAAACAAAAGAGTAG
- a CDS encoding DUF1254 domain-containing protein has product MKTSHFLSARIAAAACATMLLASAARAEPKYKADVPSSLITPDKVQTELLGELTFRDGMPSEATVRKTYDFIDLSRAVDAFLNGIPATSVYAMLEGLKQAGAKPGDLVLWENLYDARSLLLTPQTTTPYAFAEINVKDEPVIVEVPAGRLVGAVDDAFFRWVTDLGVTGPNQGKSGKYVFIGPDYKGQLPDGYRVVKTPTYRNFLFLRSLVQDGDLEAATLGLRTQFRIYPLSKLNNLPKGRVVNASGAKINTIHANDYDYWAELNAVVQYEPADAFNPEVVGQFAAVGIKKGKPFAPDARMKKILTEGVAIGNATARSITFRPRDESAYFYPGKSRWYSSFTGGSHEFMNNGELVLDDRIMFHYYATGITPAMAKPAVGTGSVYAIGAHDSKGNYLDGGKTYKVTLPGPVPAKDFWSFMVYDNQTRSVLETDQKTGGLDSNNPSVKANADGSYTMWFGPKAPRGHEGNWIQTMPGKGYNVLLRLYGPLEPWFNKTWMPGDFEPVT; this is encoded by the coding sequence ATGAAGACAAGCCACTTTCTCTCGGCCCGCATCGCCGCTGCGGCATGCGCGACCATGCTGCTCGCCTCGGCCGCCAGGGCTGAGCCCAAGTACAAGGCCGATGTGCCTTCGAGCCTGATCACACCAGACAAGGTGCAGACCGAACTTCTCGGCGAGCTCACGTTCAGGGACGGCATGCCCAGCGAGGCCACGGTCAGGAAGACCTACGACTTCATCGATCTGTCTCGCGCCGTCGACGCGTTTCTAAACGGCATTCCGGCCACCTCCGTTTACGCCATGCTGGAAGGTCTGAAGCAGGCAGGCGCGAAACCGGGCGATCTGGTGCTGTGGGAAAACCTCTACGACGCGCGAAGCCTGCTCCTAACGCCCCAGACAACTACGCCCTATGCGTTTGCCGAGATCAACGTGAAGGATGAACCGGTCATCGTGGAGGTGCCTGCCGGGCGCCTGGTCGGTGCTGTGGATGATGCCTTCTTCCGCTGGGTCACGGACCTCGGGGTCACCGGGCCGAACCAGGGCAAGAGCGGTAAGTATGTCTTTATCGGTCCGGACTACAAGGGTCAGCTTCCCGACGGCTATCGCGTCGTGAAGACCCCCACCTACCGCAACTTCCTGTTCCTGCGCTCGCTGGTCCAGGACGGCGACCTGGAAGCAGCTACGTTGGGGCTCAGAACGCAGTTCCGCATCTATCCCCTCTCGAAGTTGAACAACTTGCCCAAGGGAAGGGTGGTTAATGCTTCGGGTGCGAAGATCAACACCATCCACGCGAACGACTACGACTACTGGGCGGAGTTGAACGCGGTCGTCCAGTATGAGCCGGCCGATGCCTTCAATCCTGAAGTCGTCGGCCAGTTCGCCGCGGTCGGAATCAAGAAAGGCAAGCCCTTCGCGCCGGACGCCCGCATGAAGAAGATCCTCACCGAGGGCGTGGCCATCGGCAATGCAACGGCCCGATCGATCACGTTCCGCCCCCGCGACGAGAGTGCCTACTTCTATCCAGGCAAGAGCCGTTGGTATTCAAGCTTCACGGGTGGCAGTCACGAGTTCATGAACAACGGCGAACTGGTCCTGGACGATCGGATCATGTTCCACTACTACGCGACCGGCATCACCCCGGCCATGGCCAAGCCGGCAGTCGGCACCGGTTCTGTCTACGCCATTGGTGCGCACGATTCGAAAGGCAACTACCTCGATGGCGGCAAGACCTACAAGGTCACCCTCCCGGGTCCTGTGCCCGCCAAGGACTTCTGGTCCTTCATGGTCTACGACAACCAGACTCGTTCGGTACTCGAGACCGATCAGAAGACTGGTGGCCTGGACAGCAACAACCCGTCCGTAAAGGCTAATGCCGATGGTTCTTACACGATGTGGTTTGGCCCGAAGGCGCCAAGAGGACATGAAGGCAACTGGATCCAGACCATGCCTGGAAAGGGCTACAACGTGCTGCTGCGCCTATACGGCCCGCTGGAACCCTGGTTCAACAAGACCTGGATGCCAGGTGATTTCGAACCAGTTACATGA
- a CDS encoding DUF1214 domain-containing protein, translating into MKDFWSFMVYDNQSRSMLETDQKSAGLDSNSRGLVANDDGSYTIWFGPKAPKGKEGNWVQTMPGKGWNTLLRLYGPLQPWFDKTWKPGDFELVK; encoded by the coding sequence ATGAAGGACTTCTGGTCGTTCATGGTCTACGACAACCAGAGCCGGTCGATGCTCGAGACTGACCAGAAGTCCGCTGGCCTCGACAGCAACAGCCGCGGCCTGGTGGCGAACGACGACGGCTCCTACACCATCTGGTTCGGCCCCAAGGCACCGAAAGGCAAGGAAGGCAACTGGGTCCAGACCATGCCGGGCAAGGGCTGGAACACCCTGCTGCGCCTCTATGGCCCGCTCCAGCCCTGGTTCGACAAGACCTGGAAGCCGGGCGATTTCGAGCTCGTGAAGTAG
- a CDS encoding IS3 family transposase, protein MRKLVDHDHPELSISRQCALLGLPRSTLYYRPTPVRVSTLRIMARIDALYLEDPCSGSRRMVDYLAQDGIPISRDRVRNLMRRMGLRAIYQKPRTTVPGDPSVRFPCLVDLTQVTSVDQVWATDITYIPLQKGFLYLVAIMDLHSRHVLSWRLSNSLDTKFCLEALEMALGGGRRPEIFHSDQGCQFTSADFVARLKGERIQISWSGRKRCYDNILVERLWRTVKYEEVYLRAYSDGWDAEISLARFLWRYCHVRPHSSLGGKTPHAVYTEAEPCSTRPGLTMSGAGTVQ, encoded by the coding sequence CTGCGCAAGCTGGTCGATCACGACCACCCCGAGCTCAGCATCAGCAGGCAGTGTGCGCTGCTGGGGCTGCCTCGATCCACGCTGTACTACCGGCCGACACCGGTCCGTGTATCGACGCTGCGGATCATGGCCAGGATCGATGCTCTCTACCTGGAGGATCCCTGCAGCGGCAGCCGCCGGATGGTGGACTATCTGGCCCAAGATGGTATCCCGATCAGCCGAGATCGAGTGCGAAACCTCATGCGGCGCATGGGATTACGGGCGATCTACCAGAAGCCCCGGACGACGGTTCCAGGTGATCCGTCCGTGCGGTTCCCCTGCCTGGTGGACCTCACGCAGGTCACGTCGGTGGATCAGGTCTGGGCGACCGACATCACCTACATCCCTCTGCAGAAAGGGTTCCTCTATCTGGTGGCGATCATGGATCTCCATTCCAGGCATGTGCTCAGCTGGAGGCTCTCCAACAGCCTTGACACGAAGTTCTGTCTGGAGGCCCTGGAGATGGCCTTGGGAGGCGGCCGTAGGCCAGAGATCTTCCACTCCGATCAAGGCTGTCAGTTCACGTCCGCTGACTTTGTGGCCAGACTCAAAGGGGAGCGGATCCAGATCAGCTGGTCCGGCAGAAAGCGGTGCTACGACAACATCCTTGTTGAACGGCTGTGGAGGACTGTCAAGTACGAGGAGGTCTACCTACGGGCATACAGCGATGGCTGGGACGCTGAAATCAGCCTGGCCCGCTTCCTGTGGCGGTATTGCCATGTAAGACCTCACAGTTCCCTTGGAGGCAAAACTCCCCACGCGGTCTACACTGAGGCCGAACCATGTTCCACCCGTCCTGGGTTAACGATGTCAGGGGCCGGAACTGTCCAATAA
- a CDS encoding transposase, whose product MSKRRTHSPEFKARVAMEAISGRKTIQEIAADHAIHPIQVSQWKRQLLDGASELFTRGKKTKDKEEGQAKEAELFQQIGRLQMELEWLKKKSQLL is encoded by the coding sequence ATGAGCAAGCGCCGCACCCACAGCCCCGAGTTCAAGGCCAGGGTCGCCATGGAGGCGATCAGTGGCCGCAAGACGATCCAGGAGATCGCCGCCGACCACGCCATCCACCCGATCCAGGTGAGCCAGTGGAAGCGGCAGCTCCTGGACGGTGCCAGCGAGCTCTTCACCCGAGGCAAGAAGACCAAGGACAAGGAGGAGGGGCAGGCCAAGGAGGCGGAGCTGTTCCAGCAGATCGGACGGCTGCAGATGGAGCTGGAGTGGCTCAAAAAAAAGTCTCAACTGCTCTGA
- a CDS encoding transposase yields MPGAEFLWLLLRHVLPRRFRRVRDFGILHANCKRLVQLLQLVLKVPIPSPRLPLQRSPVLCQSCGKAMTLIARMVRIPEHQLC; encoded by the coding sequence ATGCCAGGGGCCGAGTTTCTCTGGCTGCTGCTGAGGCACGTACTGCCACGGCGGTTTCGACGCGTGCGGGATTTTGGCATTCTGCATGCGAACTGCAAGCGGCTGGTTCAGCTGTTGCAGCTTGTGCTCAAGGTTCCTATACCGTCGCCACGGCTCCCCCTGCAACGATCACCGGTTCTCTGTCAGTCTTGCGGGAAGGCGATGACACTGATCGCTAGGATGGTCCGAATCCCTGAGCATCAGTTGTGTTGA
- a CDS encoding type II toxin-antitoxin system PemK/MazF family toxin translates to MVTEEHVSRGDIFLVALNPTRGSEIRKTRPCAVVSPDELNAHLRTFIVAPLTTGGHPYPFRVRCRFDGKDGHVVADQLRAVDRDRLVKRLGSLSETTLNELLSVLQAMFAV, encoded by the coding sequence ATGGTGACTGAAGAACACGTCTCAAGAGGCGATATCTTCCTTGTCGCGTTGAATCCCACGCGAGGATCTGAAATCAGGAAGACGAGGCCTTGTGCCGTAGTGTCGCCGGACGAGCTTAATGCTCACCTTCGCACTTTCATTGTTGCGCCGCTCACAACTGGCGGCCATCCATACCCATTTCGTGTGCGTTGCAGGTTTGATGGCAAGGACGGCCATGTTGTGGCTGATCAGCTGAGAGCTGTAGACAGAGACCGTCTAGTCAAGCGGTTGGGGAGTCTGTCGGAGACTACGCTGAATGAACTGCTGAGTGTTCTTCAGGCGATGTTCGCTGTGTAG
- a CDS encoding AbrB/MazE/SpoVT family DNA-binding domain-containing protein, which translates to MVRAKLVKIGNSRGIRLAKPLLEVAGLADEVEIEAAPGVLTIRPSAHPRAGWAEAASSLEPEGLLDEMSATQFDDEEWSW; encoded by the coding sequence GTGGTGCGAGCGAAGCTGGTCAAAATCGGCAACTCGAGAGGGATCCGCCTCGCCAAGCCACTGCTTGAGGTTGCGGGGCTCGCTGACGAAGTCGAGATCGAAGCGGCTCCAGGGGTTCTGACCATCAGGCCATCCGCTCATCCGAGGGCTGGCTGGGCAGAGGCGGCATCGTCTTTGGAGCCAGAGGGACTTCTGGATGAAATGAGCGCCACCCAGTTTGATGACGAAGAGTGGTCATGGTGA
- a CDS encoding addiction module antidote protein, giving the protein MTKTITTIWDPAAHLTTADDVAAYLEAALQDGDPQLVAAALGDIARAKGMSQIAREAGLGRESLYKSLSSSGNPELATVLKVISALGLQLHVSATDNAKMAV; this is encoded by the coding sequence ATGACAAAAACAATCACGACTATCTGGGACCCGGCCGCACACCTAACCACTGCCGATGATGTCGCGGCTTATTTGGAAGCTGCGCTTCAAGATGGAGATCCTCAGCTTGTAGCCGCTGCTCTTGGCGATATTGCTAGGGCCAAAGGGATGAGCCAAATCGCACGTGAGGCGGGTCTAGGCAGGGAGAGTCTGTACAAGTCCCTATCCTCTTCAGGAAATCCAGAATTAGCCACGGTATTGAAGGTTATCTCGGCACTAGGCTTGCAACTACATGTCAGCGCTACTGACAATGCGAAAATGGCTGTCTAA
- a CDS encoding type II toxin-antitoxin system RelE/ParE family toxin: protein MLEIRETSAYAAWFSSLRDRTAKARIDIRIRRLSLGNPGDVRPVGEGVSELRIHYGPGYRIYLTMQGEAIVILLAGGDKSSQDQDIRLAKHLARNL, encoded by the coding sequence ATGCTCGAGATCCGGGAGACGTCTGCCTATGCCGCGTGGTTTTCTTCCCTGCGTGACCGGACAGCCAAAGCTCGTATCGACATTCGCATCAGGCGTCTCTCCTTGGGCAACCCAGGCGACGTTCGCCCTGTAGGAGAGGGCGTATCAGAGCTAAGAATCCATTACGGCCCCGGCTATCGGATCTATCTGACAATGCAAGGAGAGGCCATCGTCATCCTTCTTGCAGGCGGGGACAAGAGCTCTCAAGATCAGGATATTCGTCTCGCTAAGCATCTTGCTCGCAACCTCTAG
- a CDS encoding IS3 family transposase, whose translation MSRQCALLGLPRSTLYYRPTPVRVSTLRIMARIDALYLEDPCSGSRRMVDYLAQDGIPISRDRVRNLMRRMGLRAIYQKPRTTVPGDPSVRFPCLVDLTQVTSVDQVWATDITYIPLQKGFLYLVAIMDLHSRHVLSWRLSNSLDTKFCLEALEMALGGGRRPEIFHSDQGCQFTSADFVARLKGERIQISWSGRKRCYDNILVERLWRTVKYEEVYLRAYSDGWDAEISLARFLWRYCHVRPHSSLGGKTPHAVYTEAEPCSTRPGLTMSGAGTVQ comes from the coding sequence ATCAGCAGGCAGTGTGCGCTGCTGGGGCTGCCTCGATCCACGCTGTACTACCGGCCGACACCGGTCCGTGTATCGACGCTGCGGATCATGGCCAGGATCGATGCTCTCTACCTGGAGGATCCCTGCAGCGGCAGCCGCCGGATGGTGGACTATCTGGCCCAAGATGGTATCCCGATCAGCCGAGATCGAGTGCGAAACCTCATGCGGCGCATGGGATTACGGGCGATCTACCAGAAGCCCCGGACGACGGTTCCAGGTGATCCGTCCGTGCGGTTCCCCTGCCTGGTGGACCTCACGCAGGTCACGTCGGTGGATCAGGTCTGGGCGACCGACATCACCTACATCCCTCTGCAGAAAGGGTTCCTCTATCTGGTGGCGATCATGGATCTCCATTCCAGGCATGTGCTCAGCTGGAGGCTCTCCAACAGCCTTGACACGAAGTTCTGTCTGGAGGCCCTGGAGATGGCCTTGGGAGGCGGCCGTAGGCCAGAGATCTTCCACTCCGATCAAGGCTGTCAGTTCACGTCCGCTGACTTTGTGGCCAGACTCAAAGGGGAGCGGATCCAGATCAGCTGGTCCGGCAGAAAGCGGTGCTACGACAACATCCTTGTTGAACGGCTGTGGAGGACTGTCAAGTACGAGGAGGTCTACCTACGGGCATACAGCGATGGCTGGGACGCTGAAATCAGCCTGGCCCGCTTCCTGTGGCGGTATTGCCATGTAAGACCTCACAGTTCCCTTGGAGGCAAAACTCCCCACGCGGTCTACACTGAGGCCGAACCATGTTCCACCCGTCCTGGGTTAACGATGTCAGGGGCCGGAACTGTCCAATAA